One window from the genome of Streptomyces sp. NBC_00708 encodes:
- a CDS encoding TetR family transcriptional regulator — MATGQNDPERRERIITAALDLIAAEGVAGTSHRKVAARAGVPLGSMTYHFAGMDELLREAFTRFSSGIVAVFEERLGAATTQDEAREAVADLVHHLSGGNQRELVLTHELYTLAARKPAYRELTREWMRRSRVALEWHFDPATARQLDALIEGLSIHRALETEPHDRALTVEAIARITRA; from the coding sequence GTGGCGACCGGACAGAACGACCCCGAGCGGCGGGAACGCATCATCACCGCCGCGCTCGACCTGATCGCGGCCGAGGGGGTCGCCGGGACCTCGCACCGCAAGGTCGCCGCCCGCGCCGGGGTGCCGCTCGGCTCGATGACGTACCACTTCGCCGGCATGGACGAGCTGCTGCGGGAGGCGTTCACCCGCTTCTCCAGTGGCATCGTCGCCGTCTTCGAGGAGCGGCTGGGCGCCGCCACCACGCAGGACGAGGCCCGGGAGGCGGTCGCCGACCTGGTGCACCACCTGTCCGGCGGCAACCAGCGCGAACTGGTCCTCACGCACGAGCTGTACACCCTCGCCGCCCGCAAACCCGCCTACCGCGAGCTGACCCGGGAGTGGATGCGCCGCAGCCGGGTCGCCCTGGAGTGGCACTTCGACCCGGCGACGGCCCGTCAGCTGGACGCGCTGATCGAGGGCCTTTCCATCCACCGCGCCCTGGAAACCGAACCGCACGACCGCGCCCTGACCGTCGAGGCCATCGCCCGCATCACGCGCGCCTGA
- a CDS encoding sugar O-acetyltransferase, giving the protein MTDYFAGDPRTNHERMLAGDLYIADDPQIVEAQKRAVRLAARYLAAYAEDPDAAQPVVAELLGGLGAGAHIRPPLYVDYGSYITVGEDTFINYNLTALDVAPITIGRDCQIGPNVQLLTPTHPVEPEPRRDKLEAARPITIGDNVWLGGGAIVLAGVTIGDNSVIGAGAVVTKDIPAHVVAVGNPARVIRSI; this is encoded by the coding sequence ATGACGGACTACTTCGCGGGCGATCCGCGTACGAACCACGAGCGGATGCTCGCCGGAGACCTGTACATCGCGGACGACCCGCAGATCGTCGAGGCCCAGAAGCGGGCCGTGCGGCTGGCCGCCCGCTATCTCGCCGCCTACGCCGAGGACCCGGACGCCGCGCAGCCGGTCGTCGCCGAACTCCTCGGCGGGCTCGGCGCGGGGGCGCACATCCGGCCGCCGCTGTACGTCGACTACGGCTCGTACATCACGGTCGGCGAGGACACGTTCATCAACTACAACCTCACCGCCCTGGACGTCGCGCCGATCACCATCGGCCGCGACTGCCAGATCGGGCCGAACGTCCAGCTGCTGACGCCCACCCATCCGGTGGAGCCGGAACCGCGCCGGGACAAGCTGGAGGCGGCGCGGCCCATCACCATCGGCGACAATGTCTGGCTCGGCGGCGGGGCGATCGTGCTGGCCGGGGTGACCATCGGGGACAACAGCGTCATCGGCGCGGGAGCCGTCGTCACCAAGGACATCCCCGCCCATGTGGTCGCCGTGGGCAATCCGGCCCGGGTGATCCGTTCGATCTAG
- a CDS encoding MFS transporter codes for MDAVTRRWRAALFLFMLAAGTGMASWVARTPAVRDGLDVSTGAMGLVLFGLSTGSMAGVMASGPLVRRRGGRTTILGGVALIVAGLLVVAAGTALPLAAVVFAGLALFGGGMGMSEVAFNIEGTAVESAIGRPVLPVLHGCFSLGTVLGALLGMALTAAAFPVGWHLTLVAVLIAAAGTRAVLAIPPGTGKDDAPATDSGQGGLRGQLHVWRDRQLVLIGMIVLAMAFAEGAANDWLPLLMVDGYDVSPTAGSLTFLVFAASMTLGRLAGGPFLERFGRAKVVRISGLTAALGLAVVIVAPSPLMAGAATVLWGLGAALGFPVTVSAAGDHPTDAAARVAAVSTAGYGAFLVGPPALGFLADHIGLRLTMTVVLALVAVAALLAGALGPGPDRDATGTQAAPVAP; via the coding sequence ATGGATGCCGTCACACGCCGCTGGCGTGCCGCCCTGTTCCTCTTCATGCTCGCCGCCGGTACCGGTATGGCCTCCTGGGTCGCGCGCACCCCGGCCGTCCGGGACGGGCTCGACGTGTCCACCGGCGCGATGGGCCTGGTCCTGTTCGGGCTGTCCACCGGCTCGATGGCCGGTGTCATGGCGTCCGGGCCGCTGGTGCGGCGCCGCGGCGGCCGGACGACGATCCTCGGCGGGGTGGCCCTGATCGTCGCCGGGCTGCTGGTCGTCGCCGCCGGCACCGCCCTCCCGCTCGCGGCCGTGGTCTTCGCCGGACTGGCCCTGTTCGGCGGCGGGATGGGGATGAGCGAGGTGGCGTTCAATATCGAGGGCACCGCCGTCGAGAGCGCCATCGGCCGGCCCGTCCTGCCGGTGCTGCACGGCTGCTTCAGCCTGGGCACCGTCCTCGGGGCGCTCCTCGGCATGGCGCTGACGGCGGCCGCGTTCCCCGTCGGATGGCATCTGACACTCGTCGCGGTGCTGATAGCGGCGGCCGGTACGCGGGCGGTCCTCGCCATCCCGCCCGGCACCGGCAAGGACGACGCGCCCGCCACCGACTCCGGGCAGGGCGGCCTGCGCGGCCAGCTGCACGTCTGGCGCGACCGGCAGCTCGTCCTCATCGGCATGATCGTCCTCGCGATGGCCTTCGCGGAGGGCGCCGCCAACGACTGGCTGCCGCTGCTCATGGTCGACGGGTACGACGTGAGCCCCACGGCGGGCTCGCTGACCTTCCTGGTCTTCGCCGCCTCGATGACGCTGGGCCGGCTCGCCGGCGGCCCCTTCCTGGAGCGGTTCGGCCGGGCGAAGGTCGTCCGGATCAGCGGCCTGACCGCCGCACTGGGCCTGGCGGTGGTGATCGTCGCGCCGAGCCCGCTGATGGCCGGCGCCGCCACGGTGCTGTGGGGGCTCGGCGCCGCGCTCGGCTTCCCGGTCACCGTGTCCGCCGCCGGCGACCACCCGACCGACGCCGCCGCGCGGGTGGCCGCGGTGTCCACGGCGGGCTACGGCGCCTTCCTGGTGGGCCCGCCCGCGCTCGGCTTCCTCGCCGACCACATCGGCCTGCGGCTCACGATGACCGTGGTGCTCGCGCTGGTGGCCGTGGCGGCCCTGCTGGCCGGGGCGCTGGGCCCCGGCCCCGA